In Panicum virgatum strain AP13 chromosome 5K, P.virgatum_v5, whole genome shotgun sequence, the genomic window ATGATCGCCACGCCATTGCCAAGCTTGATCGGGGAGTCGAAGGCGCGGTCGATGCTGCTGGCGCCGACCGTGAGCATCCACGGCGCGAGGTTGGACACGGTGGCCGGCTTGGGCCCCGAGTTGCCGCCGCTGCAGGAGACGACCACGCCGCGCCTGGCGGCGTGCAGCGCGCCGACGGCGATGCCGTCGTCCGCGAACCGCAGCGGGGCCCCCGTGGAGCCGATGGAGACGCTGAGGACAtcgacgccgtcgccgacggcgtCGTCCATGGCGGCCAGCATGTCGGCCTCGAAGCAGGTGTTCTCGATGTTGGGGTTGGGCCCCGGGATGGGCCAGCACACCTTGTAGACGGCCAGGCGCGCCAGCGGCGCGCCGCCCGAGGCTGCCCCCGCCGCGAACCCGCCCAGCGCGGACACGCCGGGCACGGTGCGGCCCGCGACGGTGGACGCGGTGTGGGTGCCGTGCCCGTCGTGGTCGCGCGGCGAGCGGAAGGCGTACGTGGTGTTGAGGCCGCTGTAGTGCGCCTCGTAGGCCTTGAGGTAGTATCGCGCCCCTATGATCTTCCTGCTCGACCAAATTGACTCCGGTCAACTATTGCTCGGCACAGCACCCAGTTCATTTCCATTTGGGTTACCCAGTGTATAAATTACTCTTCGTTGCATAGTGTTAAGTATATTTTATGGCTCCGTGAATGAAATATCAGTAATCAGCAGGTGAAACCTTGTATTGTAAGCAGTTAGATTTCACTCGTGTAGCATCTACAGTCGTCAGAGAGCACTGGTGAGTGGTGACATGATTTGGACCAGCCATCCCCATCCCCTGGTAATGGTATCGAGGGAGATCACTTGAAGAAAAAAAGCAACAGATACCGAGGAAGGAACCTCTGACAAGGATCTCAGTTGTGTGTTGGTACGCATCGCAAAGCAGCAAATGGATTTACCTACTCGATCAGCATTCAGCAGTATCTTTTGAGACGAGAAAAAAATATCTGATCCGGTTCAGAGTTTTTGTACTCATGCGACGGTCAGGTCTCGATAATGGCCATCGCTTGTCCTATCTCCGTGCATGCATGGCTCTGGCTGCAGGCAATGGCTAGTTGGATAGTGAGGCTATAGAAAGCGCACTGCCGCCGCCTCGGGAAAGCGACAAAGCCGGAGCCTTGCTCCGTGATTGGCCCTCGCGATCTCCAGCGACGGGTTTGTTTGGACGCCAGCTCTGTGGACCATGGTCCCGTCACGGCTGCACAGCAACCCAGGCTCGCCGTATGCTAATGGCAGTCTCAGTGCAAACATTGTATTAGTGTCATAGATATTAAAGATTATGATACATCAATAAAATTACTGATTTGACAACAAAGTTAAGAGGACAGAGATGACCTAGGTCATCACCGTGATTCTCTCGTGGCACAGTTGCCAAAGTCATGACCCTCTCGTGGCATAATTGCCAAAGTCATGACACGGGAATGACACTCCTACTGAGACCGTTTTTTGTTGAGTTCTAGCACATTTGATTACATAACCATTGCACTATTTAATGCTGTAAGGTGTTTATGAAACTGTGTCATGACACTATGCACTGAGAGTGACTATGTCATTCCAGTGTCAAGCTGATGGGACACTCTTGGCAACTGTGTGATGACATTTCCCACTGAAATTGGCCTAAGAGTTGTAAAGAACtttaaaatttaatttaaattatctaaataatagACTCTTAAAAAgattttaattttataaaattttaagttaaacatatataaaaataattttgactGTGAAGAAATCACTAAGACCGCAGCCCGTTACCACGCTGCTTGACAAAAGCCGCCCTGCGTAACCACCCGGCGTCTTTCAACTTTCAAGCGATAGAGGAGAATCTTGTCTGGGCTCCGTGCCGCTGCCGGCCAAATCATTTCGTTGTGCCATCGgctcgcgcgcggccggcgtggCCGGTAGAGATGTCAGGTCGACGTCCAAGCGCATGCCGTAGTGCTTCTACTTGTCCACGGAGAAGAAAGACAATGCAGTGGTCGGAGCGCGCGTGGTTGCTGACCTGTTGCAGGACGAGGAGCTGAAGGATTCGCCGTCCTGACACGCCCCCTTCCACCGCGCCGGCACCGGCCCGAGCCCTTGGTCGCTGAAGCTCTTCGACTCCGGCCAGATGCCTGCCGCCAATACAAACCACAAAATGTGATGGCATGTTCGAAGAAAAACAACATGACGTATGGAGACTGGAGAGAGCAGGCTGCTAACTCACCGGagtcgaggacgccgacgatGACATCCGCGCTGGACTTGTCGAGGGACGGCAGCCAGTCGCTGTCATCGGGCTCCTTGAGCCCTTCCTCGAACCCCAGGAACTGCCAGGACCTCGTGGTGTGCGGCGCCCACCGCCCCTCGCTCCGGAAGGCGGACACCACCTCGCTCCTCtctgcaggcggcggccggcaaggCCGGATGAGCGCGCCCAGAAGTCACGCGTCCGCCAGACACAAAATTACAAATCAAGAACTGTGAACAGCTATACTGGacacaaaaaaaatgtataTATGAAAATGTGTATAATAATGCATTTTCTTTTTGGCTGCGTCGCTGTCTACCCGATAGTTCCGTGGCCTCCTCGCGGGAGAGGATAGCGGCGAAGCCATTGAGGGTGTGCTTGTAGCTGTAGAGCAGCGACGCCCGTGCCGCCTCCTCGCTGCCCTTGACGGAGCGCAGCAGCGCGTGGTGATCCTCCAGTATTGCTTCCTCCGCCTTCGCGCCGGCGTGCCCGCCCAGGTACACGATGTAGACCTGTTTCAGTTTACACACGATGGCCACAACATGGTTCAGGTTTACCCGGGGTGCCTCTCTTCTTTTGCTGCACACAAGGGCTCTAATCTTTTCAAGCGGTATTGCTGAACCTGACGGAGCTTTGCTAAGCAGAGCGTTCATTGAAATTGCTCGAAATGAAGAGTGTCGATTTTATAAGCAAGAAAAGGAAATAAATGAATGAAACGGAGTGGACAGACGAGGACCTGGTCTTGCTTGCCGGAGGCGGCAGAGACTACGGAAAGAGAAGAGAGGGCGAGGAAGAGGGGAAGAAGGCTCGGCAGGGCTTGCGCTCCCCTCACCATCTTCCTCCGGAGGTCGTATCCCGCTGTGCGATTGGACGGCCCGGGAAGCTCAAGCTGTTTTATATACCGCCATCGCCCATCAGTCAATCGCGGAAGTGCGGCCGAGCCACCGAGGCGAAGGATTGGATGGGGGAGCAGAGGCGGGGACATGGACAGCCGAGTCCGATTGTCTGACACTCTAACCCTGTGACTGTAAGCCAAATGATATCATTACGTCATCagcttcatctcctccttgCCAAACTTCACTAGATTTCTCG contains:
- the LOC120707905 gene encoding subtilisin-like protease SBT5.6; the protein is MSPPLLPHPILRLGGSAALPRLTDGRWRYIKQLELPGPSNRTAGYDLRRKMVRGAQALPSLLPLFLALSSLSVVSAASGKQDQVYIVYLGGHAGAKAEEAILEDHHALLRSVKGSEEAARASLLYSYKHTLNGFAAILSREEATELSERSEVVSAFRSEGRWAPHTTRSWQFLGFEEGLKEPDDSDWLPSLDKSSADVIVGVLDSGIWPESKSFSDQGLGPVPARWKGACQDGESFSSSSCNRKIIGARYYLKAYEAHYSGLNTTYAFRSPRDHDGHGTHTASTVAGRTVPGVSALGGFAAGAASGGAPLARLAVYKVCWPIPGPNPNIENTCFEADMLAAMDDAVGDGVDVLSVSIGSTGAPLRFADDGIAVGALHAARRGVVVSCSGGNSGPKPATVSNLAPWMLTVGASSIDRAFDSPIKLGNGVAIMGQTVTSYQLPGNKPYPLVYAADAVVPGTPANVSNQCLPNSLSPDKVRGKIVVCLRGSGLRVEKGLEVKRAGGAVILLGNPPASGSEVPVDSHVLPGTAVSAADARTILAYINSTSSPTAVLNPSTTVVDVRPSPVMAQFSSRGPNVLEPSILKPDITAPGLNILAAWSEASSPTKLDGDHRVVPYNIMSGTSMSCPHASAAAVLLKAAHPDWSSAAIRSAIMTTATTTNAEGGPLMNGDGTVAGPMDYGSGHIRPRHALDPGLVYDASYEDYLLFACASAGSQLDPSVPCPARPPPPHQLNHPSVAVAVRGLNGSVTVRRTVTHVGSGAARYAVAVAPPAGVAVEVSPRRLRFARAGERKAFRVRLEAEAEASGGRRSAARGRFVAGSFAWSDGVHVVRSPLVVLVA